AAGTGCCAAAAAAACAACTCACTGAAGAATTTAGAGTTAAAGTAGTTAAAGAAGCCTTAGAAACTGGTGAACAAGGTATAGTAGCAAGACGTCATGATATTCATCCGGTTACCTTATCAAGATGGATAAATAACTATAAAAAATATGGAAAAACAACAGTTTCTAAACAAACTTC
The Caminicella sporogenes DSM 14501 DNA segment above includes these coding regions:
- a CDS encoding transposase, with protein sequence MPKKQLTEEFRVKVVKEALETGEQGIVARRHDIHPVTLSRWINNYKKYGKTTVSKQTSKTTNKDVESQILEKENEQLKKLLGEKELEIQILR